The Tautonia plasticadhaerens nucleotide sequence TGAATGGCAATACTCGTGCCAGAGGACCGACTCCCAGTTCGACGGGTCCTCCCCCTGCGCCGCCGGGCTGATGGCGGTGATGACCCGGCCGAAGCAGACGCCGAGGAAGCCGTCCGCCCCCGGCAGGCCGAAGGTCCGCACGGCGAAGTCGTTCTTGCTGGGGAAGACCTCGACCACCACCGGCTCCTCGACGCTCGCCCCGTACCGCTCCCGGAGCGTCTGCCGGGCCCGGCCCAGCAGGTCGAGCACGCGATCGCCGTACAGCTCGGCCTCGTCGGGATCCATCCTCACGAGGAACCCGTCGCCTTCGAGGGTCCGGTAGCCGTCCAGCTCCCCCTTGAGCGTGACGAGGTTGTAGGCGAGCACGTTGTAGCCGTCCCGCTCGAAGACCTCATTGGCGAGGGCCCAGCCCTCCTCCTCGGCCCCCAGTCGGAGCAGGTCGGTGCAGAGCTGGATCTTCGCCGGCAGGTACTCCGGGTCCCGTTCCAGGGCCCTCCGCTGGTAGGCCGAGCCTTCGGCGAACCGATATTTCTGCGAGAGTTCCCGGCCGAGGATGTGGTCGACCTCCGGGTTCTCCTCCCAGCGGTCGAGGGCCGAGGCCCTGGCCTCGGCCTCGCCCTCGGGGTCGTTGGTCAGGTGGGCGATCACCGCGAGGAAGGCCCAGGCCTGCTGGTCCCGGGAGTTGATCTCCAGGACCCGGCCCAGCACCGCTTCGGCCTGCTCGTAAGCCTCGGCGTCGATCAGGTGATTCGCCCGCAGCAGCAGGCTGTCGGCGTGATTCGGGTTGAGCCCCAGCGCCGCCTCGATCGCCTCGGCCGACCGGGCCCGGTCCCCCTCCGAGAACGCCCGGGCGAGGAGGAACTGGTAGCGGGGGTCGTCGGCCGCCTCCTCGGGGGCCCTGGCCAGCGTCTCGGCGGCGAGCGCGTCGTCCCGCTTCTCCAGGGCCAGCTCGGCCGAGGCGAGGTAGGCGTCGACCAGGCCCGGCTCGCGGTCGATGGCCACGTCGAAGAACCGGTCGAGCACCTGCTTCGGGTCGATCCCCCGCAGCAGGAAGAACCGGCCGAGGGCCACGCGGCCCCCCGCCGTGTCGTAGCGATCGGGGAAGGTGCGGATCAGCCGCTCGATCCGGTCGAGCACCGCCGGCACCTCGCCGGCCCGCCCGGTGTAGCGGAAGACGTCCCGGGCCATCATCAGCAGCGGCAGGCTGGCAGGGAACCGCCGCAGCCCCACCTCCAGCGAGGCCAACGCGGCCTCGTCGGCCCCGGTGGCCAGCTCGGCCTCCGCCTTCAGCTGGATCCAGCGCTCTTCCCAGACGAAGCCGCCGACCGCCTCGGCGGCCATCCGGGCGGCCTCCTCGTACGAGCCGGAGCGGAGCAGGGCCTCGGCCTCGTCGAGATCCGCGGCCCCGGCCGGGACCATCCCCCAGCAGGAGCAGGCGGCGGCGAGGACGATCAGGGTCCCGGGCCGTCCCGCCCGCCCGATCTTCCCCCGTCTCGGGCCGATGGTCATCGCGATGCCCTTCCAGTCCGTCGGTGCGGCGGCATCCTTCCTAGGCGTCGCCCGCGACCGTCGTGCGCCGGGCGATCCCACGATTATGGGACGCCGGGGGGCGGATCGCCAAGGGAGCGCCCCCCGGGATTCGGGCCCGATCACCCGCCGATCCAGCGGTCGAACCACCCGAACGCCTCGTCCTGCATCGGCCGGTCGAACTTGTGGGGGCCGGGGTAGAAGGTGCCCCGGTACCGGTCGCCGGACCCCGCCTTGTCGAAGACCTCGGCGAGCATCGTGTCGGCCCGCTTCATCTCCGGGAGCGTGAAGAGGGAGTCCTCCTCGTCGTACTGCACCAGGGTCGGCCGGGGGACCCGCAGGCCCAGGATCTCCGGGTAGTCCAGGTCCGGGGGCAGCCCGGGGATGTAGATCATCCAGGTGTGCGTGAACGACTTGTCCAGCGCGTAGTCGCGCCAGGTGCTCATCATCCCCACGCAGCAGGCGCAGGCGATCCGGTCGTCGGTCCCGGCCAGGTAGACCGTCCTCAGCCCGCCTCCCGAGAGCCCGCCGCAGCCGATCCGGTCGGGGTCCACGTCCTCCCGAGAGGCGAGGTAGGCCAGCGCCCGGCGGTCCTCGGCCAGGAAGACGCCCGGCCAGGTCGTGCCCGCGCAGAAGAGGCTCTTGGCCATGATGGATTCGTGCTGGCCCGCGAACCGGTTGTAGGCGCGGATTTCCTCCTCCGACTCCGGCCGGACCTCCTCCAGCCCGTCCCGGATCCGCTCCGGCACGTCGGCCAGGCGGATCCGACGGCTGGCGAAGGCGAAGGCGTCGTGCACCAGGACGACGAAGCCCCGGCGGGCCAGCTCGTTCGCCCAGCTCAGGCCGCCGTAATACTCGTCCCGGTGCGCCCGCATGATCGGGTGCAGCTCGTCGCCGATCTGCGCCACCTTCTTCCAGCCGAAATACTTGTTCCCCCCGTGGTCGTGCAGCGCCAGCACGGCCGGGAGCCGGCCGGTCGCCCCCGCCGGCTTCAGGACGACGGCCTCCGTCGGCGGGCCGTAGGGGAGCTCCCAGTGCAGGTGCTCCACGTCCAGCCCGTCGTATTCGAACCGATGCTGGATCTCGGCCCGGGGGACGCCCCCGGCGTCGGGCTCCATCATCAGCTCGGCGACGCGACGCCGGGTCCCGAGCCGCCAGGGTTCGAGCCCCGCCGGCGCGAAGTCCGGGTTGCGGAACGAGAGTCGGGCCGGGCCCTCGCCCAACAGCGAGGCGGCCCAGGGGCCGTAGGCCCCGAGCATGTTCGGTTCCACGGTGCGGCCCTCCTCGGGTGATCGGGACGGTCGCCGTCGGAGCGGCGGCCCCGACCGTTATACACGCCGGGACGCGCCGATGCCCCCCCCGACCCGGCGTGGCCCCGATCCCCGCCCGGGCATCCC carries:
- a CDS encoding tetratricopeptide repeat protein, translating into MTIGPRRGKIGRAGRPGTLIVLAAACSCWGMVPAGAADLDEAEALLRSGSYEEAARMAAEAVGGFVWEERWIQLKAEAELATGADEAALASLEVGLRRFPASLPLLMMARDVFRYTGRAGEVPAVLDRIERLIRTFPDRYDTAGGRVALGRFFLLRGIDPKQVLDRFFDVAIDREPGLVDAYLASAELALEKRDDALAAETLARAPEEAADDPRYQFLLARAFSEGDRARSAEAIEAALGLNPNHADSLLLRANHLIDAEAYEQAEAVLGRVLEINSRDQQAWAFLAVIAHLTNDPEGEAEARASALDRWEENPEVDHILGRELSQKYRFAEGSAYQRRALERDPEYLPAKIQLCTDLLRLGAEEEGWALANEVFERDGYNVLAYNLVTLKGELDGYRTLEGDGFLVRMDPDEAELYGDRVLDLLGRARQTLRERYGASVEEPVVVEVFPSKNDFAVRTFGLPGADGFLGVCFGRVITAISPAAQGEDPSNWESVLWHEYCHSVTLARSKNKMPRWLSEGISVFEEGREDPSWATRIDPHSREKLLADDLTPLSGLSGAFLAPESPLDVQFAYFESALAVEFLVGLEGLEAIRGLLDDLGAGVPINDALPDRFGKSLEELDEQFLDLARSKAEAAAPGASWEVPELPPDADVEALEAWLEGHPGSIPGWRRLGLRLVDEERWERAEEALTTLKGLDPDGVGPESADALLAAVFRERDDPEAEREALQSLVSRDAGAGSALLRLIELDEEEEDWPSLADHCRAMLAVNPLIPAPHRGLARAAERLGETGDAIDAYQALATLDPTDPAEIHFRLAGLLQQEGRADEARREVLKALEEAPRFREAHRLLLELVEGEPAIPR
- a CDS encoding alpha/beta hydrolase family protein codes for the protein MEPNMLGAYGPWAASLLGEGPARLSFRNPDFAPAGLEPWRLGTRRRVAELMMEPDAGGVPRAEIQHRFEYDGLDVEHLHWELPYGPPTEAVVLKPAGATGRLPAVLALHDHGGNKYFGWKKVAQIGDELHPIMRAHRDEYYGGLSWANELARRGFVVLVHDAFAFASRRIRLADVPERIRDGLEEVRPESEEEIRAYNRFAGQHESIMAKSLFCAGTTWPGVFLAEDRRALAYLASREDVDPDRIGCGGLSGGGLRTVYLAGTDDRIACACCVGMMSTWRDYALDKSFTHTWMIYIPGLPPDLDYPEILGLRVPRPTLVQYDEEDSLFTLPEMKRADTMLAEVFDKAGSGDRYRGTFYPGPHKFDRPMQDEAFGWFDRWIGG